The Porites lutea chromosome 11, jaPorLute2.1, whole genome shotgun sequence genome includes a region encoding these proteins:
- the LOC140952764 gene encoding uncharacterized protein KIAA1958-like, whose protein sequence is MASGDSKFEDLSEADIDSLIDDAVPKNTKKATAWGISVLKDWLSKKYPSEVLESLSPEVLSERLKKFYQELRKSPTEHYSASARLSIRAAIDRHLNTLPEFSGISIVRDPLFKIANKSLSAKLKQLKAQGFAKVQHHPSISPEDIQKCYETKVFSDETPISLLRVNWFNISLHFCRRGRENLRSLTPDSFVIKKDANGGEYVEMSISEKTKNHQGGLGDKADESDPKMFSTGMSNCPVKYFKKFLSVLKPNQTALFQKPKRNFLPSDEIWFENSPIGVNKLGDMMKEISLAASLSKVYTKHCVRSTTISALDEAGIPIHRIMQTSGHRSESSVKSYCDRQSLEKYKESSNILARVGHDSKESTSGAVVGAVNNIENLTQNSQSHNVQNVVANLNHSPTLNVLSRAEFKDCQININITKK, encoded by the exons ATGGCTTCGGGCGACTCAAAGTTTGAAGATTTGTCCGAAGCAGACATCGATTCCCTCATTGATGATGCAGTTCCTAAAAACACCAAGAAAGCAACTGCTTGGGGAATATCTGTTTTGAAAG actggttatccaaaaaatacccaagtgaggTTTTGGAAAGTCTTTCACCAGAAGTTCTCTCTGAGAGGTTAAAGAAATTCTATCAAGAATTAAGGAAATCGCCGACAGAGCATTACAGTGCTTCAGCGCGCTTGTCCATCAGAGCGGCCATTGATCGCCACTTGAACACACTGCCAGAGTTTAGCGGCATTTCTATCGTACGAGATCCgctatttaaaattgcaaataaatcccTGAGTGCTAAACTAAAACAGCTTAAAGCTCAAGGCTTTGCGAAAGTTCAACATCATCCATCTATTTCTCCCGAAGACATCCAAAAGTGCTAcgagacgaaagttttcagtgaCGAAACCCCAATAAGTTTACTTCGCGTGAACTGGTTCAACATCAGCCTTCACTTCTGTCGCCGTGGAAGGGAAAATCTTCGATCCTTAACACCAGATAGTTTTGTCATTAAGAAAGATGCAAACGGCGGTGAATATGTGGAGATGTCTATcagtgaaaaaacgaaaaaccacCAAGGCGGTCTCGGAGATAAAGCCGACGAAAGTGATCCAAAAATGTTCAGCACTGGAATGTCAAATTGtcctgtaaaatatttcaaaaagtttctcaGCGTCCTCAAACCTAATCAAACTGCACTGTTtcagaaaccaaagagaaattttctccCTAGCGACGAAATATGGTTTGAAAATTCACCGATTGGAGTGAATAAACTGGGTGACATGATGAAGGAAATATCGCTCGCGGCAAGCTTGAGCAAGGTCTACACAAAGCATTGTGTTAGATCTACAACCATCTCTGCTCTGGATGAAGCTGGAATACCCATTCATAGAATCATGCAGACTTCAGGCCACAGAAGCGAGAGCAGCGTTAAGTCGTATTGTGACAGACAAAGCCTGGAAAAGTACAAAGAATCCTCCAATATTCTTGCTAGAGTTGGTCATGATTCGAAGGAGTCTACGTCCGGCGCGGTAGTCGGTGCTGTGAATAACATCGAAAATCTAACACAAAACAGTCAAAGCCACAATGTACAGAATGTAGTGGCTAATTTAAACCATTCTCCAACGCTTAACGTCCTTTCACGTGCAGAATTCAAAGACTGTCAAATCAAcataaacattacaaagaaGTAA
- the LOC140952613 gene encoding uncharacterized protein KIAA1958-like, translated as MASGDSKFEDLSEADIDSLIDDAVPKNTKKATAWGISVLKDWLSKKYPSEVLESLSPEVLSERLKKFYQELRKSPTEHYSASAHLSIRAAIDRHLNTLPEFSGISIVRDPLFKIANKSLSAKLKQLKAQGFAKVQHHPSISPEDIQKCYETKVFSDETPISLLRVNWFNISLHFCRRGRENLRSLTPDSFVIKKDANGGEYVEMSISEKTKNHQGGLGDKADESDPKMFSTGMSNCPVKYFKKFLSVLNPNQTALFQKPKRNFLPSDEIWFENSPIGVNKLGDMMKEISLAASLSKVYTNHCVRSTTISALDEAGIPIHRIMQTSGHRSESSVKSYCDRQSLEKYKESSNILARVGHDSKESTSGAVVGAVNNIENLTQNSQSHNVQNVVANLNHSPTLNVLSRAEFKDCQININITKK; from the exons ATGGCTTCGGGCGACTCAAAGTTTGAAGATTTGTCCGAAGCAGACATCGATTCCCTCATTGATGATGCAGTTCCTAAAAACACCAAGAAAGCAACTGCTTGGGGAATATCTGTTTTGAAAG actggttatccaaaaaatacccaagtgaggTTTTGGAAAGTCTTTCACCAGAAGTTCTCTCTGAGAGGTTAAAGAAATTCTATCAAGAATTAAGGAAATCGCCGACAGAGCATTACAGTGCTTCAGCGCACTTGTCCATCAGAGCGGCCATTGATCGCCACTTGAACACACTGCCAGAGTTTAGCGGCATTTCTATCGTACGAGATCCgctatttaaaattgcaaataaatcccTGAGTGCTAAACTAAAACAGCTTAAAGCTCAAGGCTTTGCGAAAGTTCAACATCATCCATCTATTTCTCCCGAAGACATCCAAAAGTGCTAcgagacgaaagttttcagtgaCGAAACCCCAATAAGTTTACTTCGCGTGAACTGGTTCAACATCAGCCTTCACTTCTGTCGCCGTGGAAGGGAAAATCTTCGATCCTTAACACCAGATAGTTTTGTCATTAAGAAAGATGCAAACGGCGGTGAATATGTGGAGATGTCTATcagtgaaaaaacgaaaaaccacCAAGGCGGTCTCGGAGATAAAGCCGACGAAAGTGATCCAAAAATGTTCAGCACTGGAATGTCAAATTGtcctgtaaaatatttcaaaaagtttctcaGCGTCCTCAATCCTAATCAAACTGCACTGTTtcagaaaccaaagagaaattttctccCTAGCGACGAAATATGGTTTGAAAATTCACCGATTGGAGTGAATAAACTGGGTGACATGATGAAGGAAATATCGCTCGCGGCAAGCTTGAGCAAGGTCTACACAAACCATTGTGTTAGATCTACAACCATCTCTGCTCTGGATGAAGCTGGAATACCCATTCATAGAATTATGCAGACTTCAGGCCACAGAAGCGAGAGCAGCGTTAAGTCGTATTGTGACAGACAAAGCCTGGAAAAGTACAAAGAATCCTCCAATATTCTTGCTAGAGTTGGTCATGATTCGAAGGAGTCTACGTCCGGCGCGGTAGTCGGTGCTGTGAATAACATCGAAAATCTAACACAAAACAGTCAAAGCCACAATGTACAGAATGTAGTGGCTAATTTAAACCATTCTCCAACGCTTAACGTCCTTTCACGTGCAGAATTCAAAGACTGTCAAATCAAcataaacattacaaagaaGTAA